Sequence from the Candidatus Kryptoniota bacterium genome:
TCAGGGAAGAAATTGGGAGGAAAACGAAAAGGAAGTCAAGTATATCGGCCGCAATTATCATTCTAGAATTAAAACATAATAGTCAGCGATGGCGGCGTAATCAAGTATTCCCCCAAAAAGGAGAGGCGCATCACACCGGATGCGCCGTCTTAATTTAACATAACCTCAATTTTAGAATCTGAACTTCAGAATACTCAGTGAAATAGAAACGTACTTGGCAGAGTTGGGCGCGGCAATAGTGTTGAATGTTCCGACTCCCAGATCAATGTCCCAGAAAGGAAGGTTGATCCCGAATCCCAGGGACCATCTGAAGCCGTAGGCGCCACCAAGCCCGATACCAGTCCGCAGCGGGAATAACCCGATAGGCTTCCACTCTGTGCCCAGGACAAGTTCAGGGGTCGTCGAGTTATTGTAATAATTATTGAAACCCTGATGATAGTCTATGGCCACGAGGAGCTGGCCGGGAATCACCGGGAAGAGCTCGTCTAATGCGACTGACGCACCGATGTTCAATTTAGTCGGCAGAGAAGTTGTGTAGCTTCCGGCGGCGACGTCCCGGTTCTTGAAGTAATCGTTAAACGCGCCCTTCAGACTGTCGAGATTGCTCGTAGATCCGTCAATGGTTGCATTCGCCGGACTGAAACCCGAGAACGTGATGGAGGTATCCCCGGTCGTCCGCACAACGTTCTTGTTCCACGTAAGCCAGCCAATGTCGGTTAGACTTATGCCTACGTTCACGAATCCATAGACGGTTGCCGTCATTCCAAGATCAAATCCGAACCCAGTACCAGCGGGGGCAAGTGGATTGAAGTTCACCGTCGTATCTCCTGCCGTGCTCTTTGCTCCCTTTGAGATGACGTTGCTCAGGAGCCCGGCTCGAGTTCCATCCATACCAAGATTCACCGTGAATGCGTAATCCGATGAGTCCGTGTGAAGAGAGCTGTTCGCGCTCTGCATCGAAGTGTAACTGAACCCGGTCACGTACTTCAGCCCGATACCTGCCACGAAGTTTCTCACTATCTCTTTCGGAACAATGAGAAGATCCGGAAGTCTCATGGCGTAATCGACGTTGTAAGAACGGTACCACCAGGTCTCTGTAGCGAGATCGTTTAGAGATATCGTTGATCCAGGTGGGTTTCCATCAAGCGGGAACAAAAGCGAATTAGGCAGACCGATCTTAGCACCAACTTTCTCATCCACAGCGAAGCCTATTCCGATGTTTGTAGTTCTGACAGATACACCGAGAATCCGTACATTTACGTCGGTCCTAACCTGCCCGACTCCGTTCGGAAAGGCGTTCAGGATGCTTTGCTTGTCCGCTTCAGTGAGGAATCTCCCGATTTTATTCCCGGAACTGTCTGTCTGACCAGTGCCTGTAAAATAGTTGTTGTAAAGATCTACGTTTAGAAAATCCGATCCGGCAGCGATGTTAAACGGCACGAATTCCACCACCACTGTCCCGCGAGAGAGAGACAGTAAGTTAGCGGGATTTGTGCCGATCGCATCGACATCGGTTGAAACCGCAGTGGCAAGTCCGCCCAGAGAGATCAATCGGGCGCTCGAGTACTGCTGTGAATAAGCCGTGAAGAGCGGGAAGAACGCGAGGGCTGCAATTGCAATTATTTTTTTCATGGCGCGCCTCACTTCCCTACCAGAGATTTATCAACCCTGAACACAAGGTTTCCAAACACCTTCAAGCCAACGAAATTCACGCTAGTGAACGGAACGGGCTGCGAGCCCGGCGGTGAGCCGAGCGGACTTTGCATACTGAACTTGAACATCATATAACATCGCGCGAATTGCTTGGCCTGTGTACCGGTCATTGTAATCTGGTTTCGTCTAAATGTCGGAGCCGCAACCGTGCCGTCACTATTGAAACTCGTTGGAGCGGGAGCTACGACGCTGTCGAGAGGCGTGATCGCTCCAGTCAGTGTATCGATGAGCTGCGGGACAAGCGACAGCTGAAGCGGAAGTGCGTTGTTGATTTCGAAAACAATTCGTCCGCTGTCCACCTCACCCATCCGCGCACTTGTCGCCGAATCAAAGACGGTGGTCTTAGTCGTGTCGATATAAGACGCTCCGAGGATACCGAGGTATATGGGCATCGATATGGTGTTCGTGCCGGTAACCTTGTCTTCTTTTCTCACCGTGCCGATGGAATACGGCGGACCAGGATTTACCACGGCATACCCGTTAACAATGAATTCATCCGGGAGCGTATTTGTCCTGATCGCGAAGGCATTAAGTGTCTGCGCAAATTCCTGTCCAATTGCAATAGTGTTCTGCCCTGGCTGGATTACCTGGTTCACGACAACAGAATCCTGAGGAGGCAGGCCGCTGGCACTGGAAGTCGGTTTGAGAGTGAGATGCACTAAATATGGCACACCGACACTTGAAATATTGAGATTGAGTCTTGTTGAATCGCCAAGAAAAGTTATTGCGCCATTAAACTTCGTCTTGAAATCTCCGAAGTCGACCCGTTGTGTATCGTTCGCGACCACGATAGGATCTTTTACGTGTACCTCCCCGGTGAGTGAGGCGAGTTGGAGCATCGATACGGAAAATGAAGATTGGATTGTCTGCGAAGTCGAAATGTTCACGAATGAATCAGGAAGGCTCTCAGATCCGTTGCTCACCGCAGTGACCGAAAAGCGAATTGAGTCCGTCGGATTGCCGAACGCGTCGGCCATTTGGAGCCGATAACCTTGCAGCGAGACCGAGGACTGGTGATTAAACTCAAAGGGTTGAATTGGGATGTGTAGCTTGAGCGTGTCGGTCGGGTTAGATTGGTTCACAGCACTTGAGAGCGTAACGGTCAGATCCTCCGGGACAGGAAAACCGTTTGTGAACGTAAAGCTAATAAATCCGCTATCAATGTCCGCAGACTTGATTTTGTTCTGGTCGACAAGCCCAAGAGTGTTGTTTATTGTAAACGGCGGCTGGGGAGGAACCACAGCGGTTGCGGAATCGACTTCCAGCGCGCTGAATCTCAAATACATTCCAAGCAATGTATCCGACTGAAATGTGGCCTGATTCGGCGATCCGGGTGAGGAGTAGTTGAAGGAAACGACCGGATTACTTGTGAGCACTCTCCCCGCTATACTCATCGTCGTGTCAAATGTCTGGTTAGGCGGTATCGAATTCACAGGAATCAAAAACGGAGAGTTCGATGCGTCGAGCAGGTTTATCTGGCCATTACTAAACACGACTGTTGCCGGATAGCCGTTGTGGATTGTGATCTTCAACTGGCCGTCGTGAATGGCGATCCTTGTAAAGTTCTTGAATGGAGTTGCGGGTCCCTGATTGAATGTCTGTTGCGGAATAGCAGGCACTGAAGGCACGGTCGTTCCTTTCGGCGTGCCGTTAGGAATCGAATACCCCACGGCGTCCGGAGCGTTTATGGTGAACTTTAATGGACTTGAGCCTGCGCTTCTGGTCGGGATCGCAGCAATCTGCAGACCCCCTCCTATCGGAACGCCGGTCAAAGTCTGGTTTCTAAAGACCGCAAAGGTATTCGTGGGAGCCGTTGTGTAAATGAAAGTAGTGTCTCCATTAGATACAGTCGCTGAGTCTTTATGAAGGATTTCTCCGAGCGTGTATGTGCGGTTAAATATCGGCGCGGAAAACTGTGTGTCCCAGGTCGGCATCACGAATTTTCCGGGCTGGAACTTCGAACAGCCCCAATATGTCAGAAGAGATGCCAAGGCCGTAAATACTGCTAGACCTTTTTTAAGCATAAAATCGAACTCCTTATTTTTGCAACAACTCAAATAATGTGGGGATCGCTCTTGACCAAGATAGGACAAAGGTAACTCTCTGAAATTGCGTCAAGTCACAACCAGAGACGCGGAAACTCGTGAAATAAAAACGCCGGCGTGATGGAAACTCTCAATGGGTACGCTTGCAGCGGTTTACTCTCCCTGCAGATTGAATGTGCGAGTCGACGTCTATGCGCCAGGCGATTGAAAACCGAACGGAGCCTGCGGCCCTGGTCCCGCAAAAACCTTTATATCTCCGAAATTCCGTTCGTATTTCTCCACGTTTTCGCGAAGCGCACCGAGCAGCATCTTGGCGTGCTGTGGAGTCATGATTATTCGTGCGAAGACTTTTGCTTTCGGGACTCCCGGCAATAGTCTCGTGAAATCGATCACGAACTCGGCCGGAGAGTGCGAGATGATGGCAAGATTCGAGTAGATTCCCTCCGCCTCCTTGTCACCGAGCTCGATATTAATTTGTTGCGGCAAATTCTTTTCTTCAGCCATTATGCGCTCCTAGGTTTTCAACATGTTTCCAACTAACCACGGTCACGATGCCGCTCTAATCCTTTACCACTATTGGATCGTCCGGATGTCCGCTCACGCAGTCTCTTAATAGAATAGCCTACTTCGTCGACTCTTACAACTGCCAGTCAGTCTCACAAGCGGCCCGCACCGGGCAGAGCTCGCATGAAACAAAAACCGCCACGAGGTATCGACTAATCTTCGTGGCGGCAAGGAAAGCTGGCTTCCCGATCTCAGTGGATCTGCCTCAATTCATCGGCTCTTTGGATGGCATCCTCGGCCTTCTTCTCGTTGTTCGTAAAAGCATACACCTTTGCCATGAGTTCCCAAAGATTAGGATCATCCGACTTGTAAGTGGAATATTTCTCGAGGTACGGAAGACCGTCCTGGAATTTCGCGCTTACCACCTTGCGAAGGGAATCCGGATCACTGTTTTGAGGTGCTGAATGCTGCATCTCGACTCCCCAATTCACGTACGAGGCACCCAGGTTGTACATCGCATTCCATTGTGTTGTCTTCGTACGCGTGGTGTCCGCAATCAGTTCCTTTGTTTTCTCTGAGTCGTTCGACGATTCAGCAGTAGATAACTCCTGGGAAAGCTGATCGAGTGTTGCCACTGAGGCGTCGATCGCTTTCTTGAACTGCGCAATGGCCGGCTCATATTTCAGGCCTTTCAACAGGATGACGCCATAGTTATACTGGAAATCCGGATTCTGTGGATTCTTCTCAGCTGCTTCGCGGAAGGTTTCTGTTGCCTCGGCAGTCTGGTTCGCGGCGATATAGCAATTCGTCATGACCGTGGTGAGACTCTGATCTTCCGGATAAAGTTTCGTCGCAGGTACGATTATGTCGAGCGCCTTCTTGTATTCTACCAGCGCCTGCATATACTTCGTGGAATCAACTCCCGGATTGTACACAAAATCGACCTGTTTTGTTCTCAATCGATCATTCTCGAACGTGAGTGTCAAACCGTAAGTCTTGTAGGTCCACGTCTCGGTGGGTCCATTCCGCTGAGCGATCTTCTTCCCTTTAGATTTCGACGCCTCGTTTACTTTCTTTTCGTCCGGTTGGCCGATCGCACTTGTCACTTCGACCACACTCTGACCTTCGTAGATCGAGTTGACGTTCTTGATGTTCGTTAACTTGTCGCCGTTGTCGTTTTCAAAATCCTGCTTGAGTTTTTGACCATCTTCGAAATAAATCTCACCGATATACTTGGCTGCTTCCTCATTTTGATTCGTCGTCCATAGTTTCATGAAGGGCGCCAGCGCACTGTCGGGAATACCCATGTTGAGATAAGTGTACGCGAGACCCTGGTAGCTCATGGTGCTGTCGGGTTCGATGAGGATTGCAGTGTTGAATGAGGACACCGCTTTTTGATACGCAGTCGAGTCGCTTCTTGCGTTCTGCAGACTCTTTGTCCCCTCGTTATAGGATTCGATCCAGTAATGTTCCTTTGCAAGGGTTATGTCGTTCTTGTGAGCGTCCGATATCTTCAACGCATGATCAAACGCGTCCATCATATCGGCCCACTTCTTTAACTCGCCTCGAACATATCCAAGATAATACCACGACTCTCCGTCCTGCGGGTTGTTCGTGACGTCTTTTAGAAGCTGCTCCTCGGCTTTGTCATATTCTTTCCGCTGCATATAAAGCTTCGCGCTTGTCAATTCCGCAGAAGAGCACTGAAATCCTACGAATGCAAAACTGACCGCAATCAGGGCGAGAAACGACGCCAGTATACTTTTCATAACAAAGTCTCCATTTGGGGGTTTCAGGAAATCATTTTCACACATAATATAGAATCTGACGCCTGTAAATCCAATCCATCACGGCTAACATCTCATCTTTAATCGCGATTGTCGCTCCAACCTCGCTCCCACGTCTGCGACCACACGCTGAACCGAGTTGAGCATGACGAGGCAATGCGACCGGAGCCGCCACTTCATCCATCTAAACATAAATCGAGTTAGAGATGATGTAGGATTCAACTTCTGGCGGGACGAGATACTTGATTGAGCGCCCCGATTTCACTCTTCGTCTGATGCTCGTGGAAGACACATCCACACCGGGTACATTGACCAGCACTACTCTGCCAAGAAGGTCCTTATCAACCATTGCGAGATCGAATCCCGGACGGTTCATGGCGACCACAGTGCACCCGTCCAGGATCGCGGTGGGATTTTTCCATGAAAAGAAATCGATCAGGAGATCGATCCCGAGGATCAGAAAAAAAGAATCGTCGGGATAATTTCTCTTAAGCTCGTGCAGGGTGTCTATCGTATATGAAGGTCCGGATCTACGAAGCTCAATATCAGAAACTTCGAAGAACGGATTTTCACCAATCGCAAGACGCACCATCTTGAGTCGATGTTCGGGAGAAACGATCAGCTCATTCGTCTTGTGCGGAGGGATTGCAGCGGGCACGAACAGAACGGTGTCGAGTCGGAGATGGTCGCGCACGCTTTCAGCAGCCAGGAGATGCGCGATGTGAGGAGGGTTAAACGTTCCTCCGAAAATGCCTACCTTTCGGGAGGACTCTGCCTTCATTAAATCTCGCCGTACTTTTCCTTAATACCGAGGAGGAAATCAGTGGTGCGGCGTGCATTTTCTATTGTGTGGCCGTTTCTCGTGAACGAATTGTATAATCTTCTCAGTCCGCTCAGATCGCGGATCGTTTGGAGTTTTCCCAAAGTGAAGAGCATTGCTGAAATGGGCGAGGCGATCTTCATAGCCACCTCAAACGGATTCTTCGCGTTAAAGGCGTCGAACACCTGCGCATGCGGCTTCTTCATCCCGATGAGGCACAGCTGGTCTGCGGCGTCGGGGCCGAGAATTAATACATCGTCCTCGAGACTGAGGAGCTCGTAGGCATTTCGCAGCACCTGGAGCCCGAGTGTGGCGGCGTCCACATCCAGGAAGATGAGCTTCTTTGTCCCGTCGGAAAAGACGTTATCCACAGCGTTTGCGATTTTGTCGGACATCTTAGATCCGACCGCCGCCTTCAGCTTGTATTCGAAACTCGCATGCCTGAACACGTGCTCGAAGTCCGATCTGGCGTCCGCCGGCTCGAAATAAACATAAGGCTGAGCGTGAAGATGGAGCGCTGCCCTTTCCACAATGTCGAAAAGAAGGGACGCGTGGAACTCCGCCGCTTCTTCATGCGTGAGCGGCGGAACGAGGCTCGTCTTCACTTCCTTCGGAAGCGGAGTACGCGAAACGACGAGAAGTGATTTCTCTATCATGCTGTGAAAAGTTATAACCGCAAACTGTAATATTCAAGAAAATTGAAGATTCAATGTGACGCCGTAACACTCAACCGACACCGACGTCGAGATTGAAAATCATTGCGGTCTTGATTAAGTTTTCATGCACACCGAGAAGGAGAGAAATTTCATCTTTAATTTTATGACCTGGATCGAAAAGTCAACTGAGCCGCATGATGGCACGCTTTAATTCAGACAGCGTCGTCGAAACAGTAAGACAGGCAACAGATATCGTGGATGTAATTTCTCAATACGTCCGACTTCAGAAGAGAGGGAAGAATTATCTCGGTCTCTGCCCGTTCCACACCGAGAAGACGCCTTCGTTCACCGTGAACCGTGAGAAGGGTCTGTATCATTGTTTCGGATGCGGTGTCGGTGGAAACGTGTTCACATTCGTGACGCAGTACGAGAAGATTTCATTCGGAGAGGCGCTCCGGCAACTCGCCGCGCGCGCGAATATCCAGCTCCCGTCCTATTCGGAGGGAAGACAAAATGAAGTGGACGAAGTTCTCGAAGTCAACGACGCGGCAGCTAGATATTACAGGGACATGCTGCGATCTGACGAAGGGGCGCCCGCCCTCTCCTATCTGCGGAACAAGAGACAGTTCACAGACGCGACAATAGACAGGTTCATGCTTGGTTACGCCCCGGAAAGATGGGACGGTCTGCTGAATTATCTCAAGAAAAAAGGGATCGCAGAAAAATCCGCGGAGAATTCGGGATTGATTCTTAGACGGCAGGACGGTTCAGGATATTACGACAGGTTTCGCGCGCGAGTGATGTTCCCTGTTCAGAACCCGAGCGGACGGGTCATCGCCTTCGGCGGAAGAGCTTTGAAGGAGGAAGAGAAGGCCAAGTATATCAACTCTCCCGAGACTGCTTCGTACGTAAAAGGAAAAACACTTTTTGGAATCTACCAGGCTAAGGACTCCATCATCGAGAAGGACGCCGCAATCCTCGTGGAAGGTTACGCGGACCTGATCGCGCTCCACCAGTCAGGAATCACGAATGTGGTGGCGTCGAGCGGC
This genomic interval carries:
- a CDS encoding DUF2064 domain-containing protein, translating into MIEKSLLVVSRTPLPKEVKTSLVPPLTHEEAAEFHASLLFDIVERAALHLHAQPYVYFEPADARSDFEHVFRHASFEYKLKAAVGSKMSDKIANAVDNVFSDGTKKLIFLDVDAATLGLQVLRNAYELLSLEDDVLILGPDAADQLCLIGMKKPHAQVFDAFNAKNPFEVAMKIASPISAMLFTLGKLQTIRDLSGLRRLYNSFTRNGHTIENARRTTDFLLGIKEKYGEI
- a CDS encoding tetratricopeptide repeat protein, with the translated sequence MKSILASFLALIAVSFAFVGFQCSSAELTSAKLYMQRKEYDKAEEQLLKDVTNNPQDGESWYYLGYVRGELKKWADMMDAFDHALKISDAHKNDITLAKEHYWIESYNEGTKSLQNARSDSTAYQKAVSSFNTAILIEPDSTMSYQGLAYTYLNMGIPDSALAPFMKLWTTNQNEEAAKYIGEIYFEDGQKLKQDFENDNGDKLTNIKNVNSIYEGQSVVEVTSAIGQPDEKKVNEASKSKGKKIAQRNGPTETWTYKTYGLTLTFENDRLRTKQVDFVYNPGVDSTKYMQALVEYKKALDIIVPATKLYPEDQSLTTVMTNCYIAANQTAEATETFREAAEKNPQNPDFQYNYGVILLKGLKYEPAIAQFKKAIDASVATLDQLSQELSTAESSNDSEKTKELIADTTRTKTTQWNAMYNLGASYVNWGVEMQHSAPQNSDPDSLRKVVSAKFQDGLPYLEKYSTYKSDDPNLWELMAKVYAFTNNEKKAEDAIQRADELRQIH
- a CDS encoding DUF3467 domain-containing protein encodes the protein MAEEKNLPQQINIELGDKEAEGIYSNLAIISHSPAEFVIDFTRLLPGVPKAKVFARIIMTPQHAKMLLGALRENVEKYERNFGDIKVFAGPGPQAPFGFQSPGA
- a CDS encoding DUF5723 family protein is translated as MKKIIAIAALAFFPLFTAYSQQYSSARLISLGGLATAVSTDVDAIGTNPANLLSLSRGTVVVEFVPFNIAAGSDFLNVDLYNNYFTGTGQTDSSGNKIGRFLTEADKQSILNAFPNGVGQVRTDVNVRILGVSVRTTNIGIGFAVDEKVGAKIGLPNSLLFPLDGNPPGSTISLNDLATETWWYRSYNVDYAMRLPDLLIVPKEIVRNFVAGIGLKYVTGFSYTSMQSANSSLHTDSSDYAFTVNLGMDGTRAGLLSNVISKGAKSTAGDTTVNFNPLAPAGTGFGFDLGMTATVYGFVNVGISLTDIGWLTWNKNVVRTTGDTSITFSGFSPANATIDGSTSNLDSLKGAFNDYFKNRDVAAGSYTTSLPTKLNIGASVALDELFPVIPGQLLVAIDYHQGFNNYYNNSTTPELVLGTEWKPIGLFPLRTGIGLGGAYGFRWSLGFGINLPFWDIDLGVGTFNTIAAPNSAKYVSISLSILKFRF
- the nadD gene encoding nicotinate-nucleotide adenylyltransferase is translated as MKAESSRKVGIFGGTFNPPHIAHLLAAESVRDHLRLDTVLFVPAAIPPHKTNELIVSPEHRLKMVRLAIGENPFFEVSDIELRRSGPSYTIDTLHELKRNYPDDSFFLILGIDLLIDFFSWKNPTAILDGCTVVAMNRPGFDLAMVDKDLLGRVVLVNVPGVDVSSTSIRRRVKSGRSIKYLVPPEVESYIISNSIYV